The genomic region TCGCCTCCAAGTCTGATGTTCCTCGTTCGCCTGCTTGCTTTTGCGTCTGCTGTCGGGGCGGCGGTGGAAACCGgccgctctctcgctctctcccggGGGAATTCCCTTCCGAGCAGCCGCCGCTGTCCCCGGACCCAGACCGGATTCTTCTTCGGACGGTCCCGACCTTGCCAAGGGACATGATGTGGCCAGAAGCAGCGGATCGGCAAGGCGACGGCGCTTGCCAGGGCGGCTGAATGTCCCGATCCCGCCaccaaaacacacaaacagacacacGCCGCCTCCCTGGAGTCCGGAGCAGGGCAGTTAGTGACTGATGGGAACCTGTAggcgaggagcagcagcagcagcatggagtGGGAATTCAACTTGCTCCTCTACCTGGCGCTTTTCTTCCTCTTGCTCTTCCTGCTCTTCCTGCTGCTCTTCGGGGTCATCAAGCAGCTGAAGAACTCCGTGGCCAGCACGGCGGGCGGCCAGCCCGGGAGACACTCCTTGCGCGAGCCCTGGGGCTTCTTCCGAGAGCAAGCCCTGTGAGGGAGACCCGCGCCGGGGGGAAAGGGCCGCTGCGCCGCTCCGGCTCTAGGGGGCGCTGCGGAGGACCGCTCGGGCCACGACGCCACCGCCTGgtatcccccccccgctccacccCACCTGCAAACATTCGGTGGGGAGATACGGGAGCCAAGACACAGGTGGGtttcatctatttatttaaattttaaagcaGGACCTAAATGGCAAATGATAGCTCTGTCCGCAGAGCATGGGACTCAGGGTCGtggcttcctgcattgcaaggggttggactagatgaccctcggggttcctTTCAACTCCATAATTCTGTAGTCCTGCGGCTAAGCCTGACTCCCGGCTTCCATCGTCCATGCAcattggctatacagtggtaccttgggttacagatgcttcaggttacagactcttcaggttacaggctccgctaacccagaaatattacctcgggttaagacttttgcttcaggatgagaacagaaattgtgctccggcagcaacaggaggccccattagccaaagtggtgcttcaggttaagaacagtttcaggttaggaacggacctccggaacgaattaagtacgtaaccagaggtaccactgtagtgtactTTAAACGCTGTATAAAAATAACTGGAGATAGGtctaaaaacaatgcaaaacaaacacctccagaacgaattaagttcttaacccgaggtaccactgtactggcagaggctgatgggagttggagtccagcaacgtctgcAGTGGGTTACTGACATagtggcataggagccaactccttggggctgaGGGGGCTTCGCACCCcaataaagtatttgagggggctgcccccccaaagttgatgggcattgccattcaaatagtgtgcctgCAGcacgtcatgtgatcgattatgtggggtggggcttacctcccccccccatattttatttgaGTTGGCACCCTTGCTGAGCAGTGCTTAGATATGGGGAAGGCTGATCCTTCAAAGGCATGCTACATGCTCTCCCAAGTCAAGTTGTTGGTGGACCCATCAGCCATCACAACAGAACTTGCTACCTCATGTCAGTTTCCTACCTGTCAAATGGGGCAAGTAGCATCCTACCTAAAAAAAAAGTTGCTATGcaatttgttttttaagtttaCCGGCAGCAGTAGAAATCTGTATACCAGTTCCATCGGTATGCCAGAGCCATTCTTTAGTTACATCATTTAAATTGGCTTTCGTAACTTATCTCTTTTCTGGCCTAGCAAATCTCTTGGCAAAAATAATTCTGAATCAAGTCACAATTTAAGTAAAGTGATTGACCTGACTGAGAAAACTATTTGACATAACAGCTGGGAAAGTGGCAGGGAGGGAAAATTCTGAAGACTACATAAGTAATGTATGTGAGGTGTTTTAAACACTCAAAAGTAGATTGCATTGACTAAATGTTTCCATTGCTGCATTCTCTTAATCATACTGCTCACCATTTAAAAACCTAACAATTCCTCatctcttttgttctgttttccatCCATTCCTAGTTTTAACTGTTTCGTTTTTGTGGCATCATCCATACATGCAATACTTCAGTGATGTGACTACTTTCTGCATTGGCTTGGCCCTGAGGTGCACTTCATGATAGTGTTGGTCAAAATGGGTCGCTTGCATGTTCCTTTGCAACATGTTCATCTGTTTTGCTTTCCTGTCACAGCACACATGCCCTCTTATCAGTCATTTCCTTAATCCAGTACAGCACGGAGGGCTAGCAGATGTGATCCTTAGCCAACCCTGAGCTGCAGGTGGCTGCATACAGTGGTGGGGCCTCATGCGCACTCATGCGCACCTCTTGCATGGACATCCACCACACAGAACACACATGAAGGTAGACAGACCCCCTTTGAGCATTATGTCCTCTCCATGAAATTATTGATGTGGTGATGACTGGGGAGGGCTAATTTGTATCCCTATTGTCACAGTGGGCTCTGCCCACTCTAGTATCTTTTATATTTCAGTCTTTGATGCTGCCACCAAAATTGATGGGGTCTTggcaggagaaaaggaaaaaaaaatgcttGGGGGTGGCTAGATCAGATCCCTGACCTGGTGGTTAATCATTCCTGCTGTACAGCTGTGCCCTTGCTCATAGCCAGGAGATGAGCACACCACTGCCAAACTTAGAAGAGTTTTCATCAAATATGGAAGCACTCTGCTACACTGCTTTTCTCATTAGAACAGTTGAAAAGATTACAGCTTCCTGTCACTATTAGACATGATTAACTTTGAGCTATGGCTTGGCTAAAGGGTTCAGCCTCTGAACTTCTTTCCACTTCACTACAGAATCATGATAGCCCATccacaaaaagaagaagagtttggatttgatatcccgctttatcactacctgaaggagtctcaaagcggctaacattatccttccccttcctcccccacaacaaacactctgtgaggtgagtggggctgagagacttcagagaagtgtgactagcccaaggtcacccagcagctgcatgtggaggagcggagacgcgaacccggttcaccagattacgagtctactgctcttaaccactacaccgcaccaACACAAATGAGGCCCAAAGAacatctgattttttattttttttatttgtatttcagaAGTTCTTCATGTCTCTGACTGCttgctgtgttttttttgtttcgtGGGTGCCCTTGTAAAGAAACTCAGAACTGCAGAGTCTGTGGATTTGAATCAAGATAATTTTCAGAGGGTGTGGAGGGATTTCTTGCGTCTGTCTGCAGTTTGGAGAGGAACAGGTCGGAGGCTAACAGTTGTTTGGGAGAGAAAAAATTGCATGCATGGTTAAGTGGTTTCATCTGTATGCTGCCAATGGCTCATGACCACTCTTAATCTTTGAAAGTTATGACTGGACTGTTAATCTTGTGTAAGGAAGCTTGTAGGCAAGTTTGGATAATGAGCTCAGTGGCTGCATTCTGACAATCACAATTTGCACCTCGGTAATTTGGAAGTAACTCAGCAGCTCTCATCAAGTGTCAAGCTTTAAAGAAGAAATCAGTTACCCAATTCTTCCCAAATTTCCCCTGGATAACTGATGCATCCCACCACAATTTTCAGCACCAGCTATCAAGAGAGGATTGGGTGACCCATTTCTTCCATCAAGTTTGAGACCTGGTGAAAATAGCTGCACCTGGGTTTGGCACGTAATTACTGAGGTGCAAATGTTATCTAGATAACATTGTAagaaatatcctgcttttctaaaTGTGTGATTCCTGTCGTTTCAGGGGCAGATTCAATCTGGtccctgtggcagtatatgttCTAGGGCAAAATCCTGAAAAAAGATCAACAAtcttggttggccctcacgcacgttcacttcatcaaatctggccctctttgaaaaaagtttgggcactccTGCTATAGTGCATCCAAAACCTGTCTGTTGCATCTAAGGTAACTTAGACACATATATGAGTAGAGTTAAGTAGGCCCAGggatttttttccagctggaactcacttctggcacctctcaggtgggtgccattgccattctaagaggtgttcatgctgagttctggcacctctttttctagaaaaatagagtAGGCCAGTAGGTCAATTTTGGACCAGAGGTAGCCATATGAATAAtgcaaatgaagtatttaaatctGAGGGAACCCCCAAATATGTTGCCATTTCAGACCTTCAAGGCTGCTGACCAGACCTAACCATAGTTCTTTATTGTGGAAATAATGTATCAAAAGTATAAGTCATGACGGTTTATGGCCAGCTAGACCGTAaaaagcaaaatggctgccaaccTGAATAGATGCCCCCGTGTTTCTGGGCTGTGCTGGGTAATGGAAGGTTCAGTTGAGTTCACTGTTCAGTTTTAATGCTTTTGCCTAGGAGATGCTATGTGCTGTTATCAGCTGCTAATTACTAGAACAATATTGATCAAATATAGgaaaaagagattaaaaacaaaagggATAAGGGGGCTTGGTTAACTGACAAATAAATGGAACATGATGACAAGATTTATAAAAGCATAAGGGTTTTTAGGGACTCAGCTAGTTATCAGATCTAATTCCCATTATCTCAAGATAAATTTTGGTGAAttgatttaattaatttaattttagaTCATGCCTAAGTTGCCTAGCAGGATCCTGATGGTGCCTCACAGAACAATACTAATATTATAATATCTTATGAGAACCGTAATTAACTAATGACATTATTATTCAAggcttcttgtttcttttttactttctgaTCATCCACTTCTTGCTActggaaacaacaacaattgaaggAATTTCAATTTCAATGAGGGATTTTGCAAACCATTCCCACATGGCTACCTTGGGGCTGGCTACCTTGGGGCTCTCTGCCCTAtagcagagagaaagggaaaggcaTGGGGGGTATGATAAGCCTCACCTGCATAATTGATGACAAGATGatacacatgcacaccatttgaatggcaatgcccggCAACTTTGGGTGGCCatggcctcctcaaatattttatttggggagcaaagggaccttggcccctaggagttggctcctatgaagaTGCAAAGCATACTCATTCATtcaccgtctctctctctctctctctctctctctctctctctctctctctctctacctaaCC from Podarcis raffonei isolate rPodRaf1 chromosome 9, rPodRaf1.pri, whole genome shotgun sequence harbors:
- the SMIM43 gene encoding small integral membrane protein 43, whose protein sequence is MEWEFNLLLYLALFFLLLFLLFLLLFGVIKQLKNSVASTAGGQPGRHSLREPWGFFREQAL